In Struthio camelus isolate bStrCam1 chromosome 13, bStrCam1.hap1, whole genome shotgun sequence, the following are encoded in one genomic region:
- the DND1 gene encoding dead end protein homolog 1 isoform X2, producing MGLALRAQQLSVCPSMRQLQLVAWTDSINQANKMALIAWVKETGIDLVQINGQRRYGGPPPGWVGDPPPTGSEVFIGKLPQDMYENTLIPLFQSVGKLYEFRLMMTFSGLNRGFAYAKYSNRRSAKVAITALNNFEVQEGCTILVCKSTEKCELSVDGLATSLSRKRLEAMLQEAAEGILSITLYTSPYQKRAQLAVLKYNSHRAAAMAKKSLMEGNMRLYEEEMRVDWLKPDLKQKLRSSEKPLAIWVSRGKSSGSTKQAQVHLSPVLCNVLDRLDALCQRRHLGAPLFFTKCVQANPDGWLRFWCQVVIPAYPLPFSGFTWVRQDVPGASGHDKAKDVLALQVLRMLGCRLA from the exons ATGGGCCTTGCCTTAAGGGCACAGCAGCTAAGCGTTTGCCCCTCcatgaggcagctgcagctggtg GCATGGACCGACAGCATCAACCAAGCCAATAAGATGGCCCTGATCGCCTGGGTGAAAGAAACCGGCATCGACCTGGTGCAGATCAACGGGCAGAGGCGATACGGCGGCCCCCCACCAG GCTGGGTGGGTGACCCCCCACCGACGGGCTCAGAGGTGTTCATCGGGAAGCTGCCGCAGGACATGTACGAGAACACACTGATCCCGCTCTTCCAGAGCGTGGGGAAGCTCTACGAGTTTCGCCTCATGATGACGTTCAGTGGGCTCAACCGGGGCTTTGCCTATGCCAAGTACAGCAACCGGCGCAGTGCCAAGGTGGCGATCACCGCCCTCAACAACTTTGAGGTTCAGGAAGGCTGTACCATCCTGGTATGCAAGAGCACAGAGAAGTGTGAGCTGAGTGTGGATGGCCTGGCCACCTCGCTGAGTCGGAAGCGCCTGGAGGCCATGCTGCAGGAGGCTGCTGAGGGTATCCTCAGCATCACTCTGTATACCAGCCCATACCAGAAACGGGCCCAGCTTGCAGTGCTGAAGTACAACTCGCACCGGGCTGCTGCCATGGCCAAGAAAAGCCTGATGGAAG GGAATATGAGGCTCTATGAGGAGGAGATGAGGGTGGACTGGCTGAAACCTGACCTGAAACAAAAACTGCGATCCAGTGAGAAGCCACTGGCCATCTGGGTGTCACGTGGCAAGTCTTCAGGGAGCACCAAGCAAGCGCAGGTGCACCTGTCTCCGGTGTTGTGCAACGTGTTGGACCGTCTGGACGCCCTGTGCCAGAGGCGACACCTAGGGGCCCCCTTGTTCTTCACAAAGTGTGTCCAGGCAAACCCCGATGGTTGGCTGCGATTTTGGTGCCAAGTGGTGATCCCGGCGTACCCACTGCCCTTCAGTGGGTTCACATGGGTCCGGCAGGATGTGCCGGGTGCCAGCGGGCATGACAAGGCAAAGGATGTGCTGGCGCTGCAGGTGCTCAGGATGCTAG GATGCCGGCTGGCCTAG
- the DND1 gene encoding dead end protein homolog 1 isoform X1, with protein MQKCFLTFKKGQTLWRESGRYLMVQTKIPQAWTDSINQANKMALIAWVKETGIDLVQINGQRRYGGPPPGWVGDPPPTGSEVFIGKLPQDMYENTLIPLFQSVGKLYEFRLMMTFSGLNRGFAYAKYSNRRSAKVAITALNNFEVQEGCTILVCKSTEKCELSVDGLATSLSRKRLEAMLQEAAEGILSITLYTSPYQKRAQLAVLKYNSHRAAAMAKKSLMEGNMRLYEEEMRVDWLKPDLKQKLRSSEKPLAIWVSRGKSSGSTKQAQVHLSPVLCNVLDRLDALCQRRHLGAPLFFTKCVQANPDGWLRFWCQVVIPAYPLPFSGFTWVRQDVPGASGHDKAKDVLALQVLRMLGCRLA; from the exons GCATGGACCGACAGCATCAACCAAGCCAATAAGATGGCCCTGATCGCCTGGGTGAAAGAAACCGGCATCGACCTGGTGCAGATCAACGGGCAGAGGCGATACGGCGGCCCCCCACCAG GCTGGGTGGGTGACCCCCCACCGACGGGCTCAGAGGTGTTCATCGGGAAGCTGCCGCAGGACATGTACGAGAACACACTGATCCCGCTCTTCCAGAGCGTGGGGAAGCTCTACGAGTTTCGCCTCATGATGACGTTCAGTGGGCTCAACCGGGGCTTTGCCTATGCCAAGTACAGCAACCGGCGCAGTGCCAAGGTGGCGATCACCGCCCTCAACAACTTTGAGGTTCAGGAAGGCTGTACCATCCTGGTATGCAAGAGCACAGAGAAGTGTGAGCTGAGTGTGGATGGCCTGGCCACCTCGCTGAGTCGGAAGCGCCTGGAGGCCATGCTGCAGGAGGCTGCTGAGGGTATCCTCAGCATCACTCTGTATACCAGCCCATACCAGAAACGGGCCCAGCTTGCAGTGCTGAAGTACAACTCGCACCGGGCTGCTGCCATGGCCAAGAAAAGCCTGATGGAAG GGAATATGAGGCTCTATGAGGAGGAGATGAGGGTGGACTGGCTGAAACCTGACCTGAAACAAAAACTGCGATCCAGTGAGAAGCCACTGGCCATCTGGGTGTCACGTGGCAAGTCTTCAGGGAGCACCAAGCAAGCGCAGGTGCACCTGTCTCCGGTGTTGTGCAACGTGTTGGACCGTCTGGACGCCCTGTGCCAGAGGCGACACCTAGGGGCCCCCTTGTTCTTCACAAAGTGTGTCCAGGCAAACCCCGATGGTTGGCTGCGATTTTGGTGCCAAGTGGTGATCCCGGCGTACCCACTGCCCTTCAGTGGGTTCACATGGGTCCGGCAGGATGTGCCGGGTGCCAGCGGGCATGACAAGGCAAAGGATGTGCTGGCGCTGCAGGTGCTCAGGATGCTAG GATGCCGGCTGGCCTAG
- the DND1 gene encoding dead end protein homolog 1 isoform X3 translates to MEAEAWTDSINQANKMALIAWVKETGIDLVQINGQRRYGGPPPGWVGDPPPTGSEVFIGKLPQDMYENTLIPLFQSVGKLYEFRLMMTFSGLNRGFAYAKYSNRRSAKVAITALNNFEVQEGCTILVCKSTEKCELSVDGLATSLSRKRLEAMLQEAAEGILSITLYTSPYQKRAQLAVLKYNSHRAAAMAKKSLMEGNMRLYEEEMRVDWLKPDLKQKLRSSEKPLAIWVSRGKSSGSTKQAQVHLSPVLCNVLDRLDALCQRRHLGAPLFFTKCVQANPDGWLRFWCQVVIPAYPLPFSGFTWVRQDVPGASGHDKAKDVLALQVLRMLGCRLA, encoded by the exons GCATGGACCGACAGCATCAACCAAGCCAATAAGATGGCCCTGATCGCCTGGGTGAAAGAAACCGGCATCGACCTGGTGCAGATCAACGGGCAGAGGCGATACGGCGGCCCCCCACCAG GCTGGGTGGGTGACCCCCCACCGACGGGCTCAGAGGTGTTCATCGGGAAGCTGCCGCAGGACATGTACGAGAACACACTGATCCCGCTCTTCCAGAGCGTGGGGAAGCTCTACGAGTTTCGCCTCATGATGACGTTCAGTGGGCTCAACCGGGGCTTTGCCTATGCCAAGTACAGCAACCGGCGCAGTGCCAAGGTGGCGATCACCGCCCTCAACAACTTTGAGGTTCAGGAAGGCTGTACCATCCTGGTATGCAAGAGCACAGAGAAGTGTGAGCTGAGTGTGGATGGCCTGGCCACCTCGCTGAGTCGGAAGCGCCTGGAGGCCATGCTGCAGGAGGCTGCTGAGGGTATCCTCAGCATCACTCTGTATACCAGCCCATACCAGAAACGGGCCCAGCTTGCAGTGCTGAAGTACAACTCGCACCGGGCTGCTGCCATGGCCAAGAAAAGCCTGATGGAAG GGAATATGAGGCTCTATGAGGAGGAGATGAGGGTGGACTGGCTGAAACCTGACCTGAAACAAAAACTGCGATCCAGTGAGAAGCCACTGGCCATCTGGGTGTCACGTGGCAAGTCTTCAGGGAGCACCAAGCAAGCGCAGGTGCACCTGTCTCCGGTGTTGTGCAACGTGTTGGACCGTCTGGACGCCCTGTGCCAGAGGCGACACCTAGGGGCCCCCTTGTTCTTCACAAAGTGTGTCCAGGCAAACCCCGATGGTTGGCTGCGATTTTGGTGCCAAGTGGTGATCCCGGCGTACCCACTGCCCTTCAGTGGGTTCACATGGGTCCGGCAGGATGTGCCGGGTGCCAGCGGGCATGACAAGGCAAAGGATGTGCTGGCGCTGCAGGTGCTCAGGATGCTAG GATGCCGGCTGGCCTAG
- the DND1 gene encoding dead end protein homolog 1 isoform X4, translating into MALIAWVKETGIDLVQINGQRRYGGPPPGWVGDPPPTGSEVFIGKLPQDMYENTLIPLFQSVGKLYEFRLMMTFSGLNRGFAYAKYSNRRSAKVAITALNNFEVQEGCTILVCKSTEKCELSVDGLATSLSRKRLEAMLQEAAEGILSITLYTSPYQKRAQLAVLKYNSHRAAAMAKKSLMEGNMRLYEEEMRVDWLKPDLKQKLRSSEKPLAIWVSRGKSSGSTKQAQVHLSPVLCNVLDRLDALCQRRHLGAPLFFTKCVQANPDGWLRFWCQVVIPAYPLPFSGFTWVRQDVPGASGHDKAKDVLALQVLRMLGCRLA; encoded by the exons ATGGCCCTGATCGCCTGGGTGAAAGAAACCGGCATCGACCTGGTGCAGATCAACGGGCAGAGGCGATACGGCGGCCCCCCACCAG GCTGGGTGGGTGACCCCCCACCGACGGGCTCAGAGGTGTTCATCGGGAAGCTGCCGCAGGACATGTACGAGAACACACTGATCCCGCTCTTCCAGAGCGTGGGGAAGCTCTACGAGTTTCGCCTCATGATGACGTTCAGTGGGCTCAACCGGGGCTTTGCCTATGCCAAGTACAGCAACCGGCGCAGTGCCAAGGTGGCGATCACCGCCCTCAACAACTTTGAGGTTCAGGAAGGCTGTACCATCCTGGTATGCAAGAGCACAGAGAAGTGTGAGCTGAGTGTGGATGGCCTGGCCACCTCGCTGAGTCGGAAGCGCCTGGAGGCCATGCTGCAGGAGGCTGCTGAGGGTATCCTCAGCATCACTCTGTATACCAGCCCATACCAGAAACGGGCCCAGCTTGCAGTGCTGAAGTACAACTCGCACCGGGCTGCTGCCATGGCCAAGAAAAGCCTGATGGAAG GGAATATGAGGCTCTATGAGGAGGAGATGAGGGTGGACTGGCTGAAACCTGACCTGAAACAAAAACTGCGATCCAGTGAGAAGCCACTGGCCATCTGGGTGTCACGTGGCAAGTCTTCAGGGAGCACCAAGCAAGCGCAGGTGCACCTGTCTCCGGTGTTGTGCAACGTGTTGGACCGTCTGGACGCCCTGTGCCAGAGGCGACACCTAGGGGCCCCCTTGTTCTTCACAAAGTGTGTCCAGGCAAACCCCGATGGTTGGCTGCGATTTTGGTGCCAAGTGGTGATCCCGGCGTACCCACTGCCCTTCAGTGGGTTCACATGGGTCCGGCAGGATGTGCCGGGTGCCAGCGGGCATGACAAGGCAAAGGATGTGCTGGCGCTGCAGGTGCTCAGGATGCTAG GATGCCGGCTGGCCTAG
- the LOC104150474 gene encoding UDP-glucose 6-dehydrogenase, translating into MGPVKRICCIGAGYVGGPTCSVIAQMCPEIAVTVVDVNEERIRAWNSDQLPIFEPGLQEVVEAQRGINLFFSTDIDKAVREADIIFISVNTPTKTFGLGKGRAADLKYIEACARRIAQVATGYKIVVEKSTVPVRAAESIQRIFNANTKSDLSFQVLSNPEFLAEGTAISDLKNPDRVLIGGDETPEGQRAIETLSSIYVRWVPKTRIITTNTWSSELSKLAANAFLAQRISSINSISALCEVTGADVEEVAHAIGTDQRIGNRFLKASVGFGGSCFQKDVLNLVYLCEALNLPEVARYWQQVIELNEYQRRRFAARIVSCLFNTVTDKKIALLGFAFKKDTGDTRESSSIHISKYLMDEGARLHIYDPKVKKEQIMQDLSHTTASAEDPERGLSLVSIASDPYEACDNAHAIVICTEWDIFKELDYGRIYQAMLKPAFIFDGRRILDSLHGRLQQLGFQVETIGKRISQRIPFTASTISQLDLQAPPLKKMKI; encoded by the exons ATGGGGCCAGTGAAGCGCATTTGCTGCATTGGGGCTGGCTACGTGGGAGGGCCCACATGCAGCGTCATTGCCCAGATGTGCCCAGAAATTGCTGTCACAGTGGTGGATGTCAATGAGGAGCGTATTCGGGCCTGGAATTCGGACCAGCTGCCCATTTTTGAG cctggcctgcaggaggtggtggaggccCAGCGCGGCATCAACCTCTTCTTCTCAACTGATATCGACAAGGCAGTGAGAGAGGCTGACATCATCTTCATATCG GTGAACACTCCCACCAAGACCTTCGGGCTCGGCAAGGGCCGGGCAGCTGATCTGAAGTACATCGAGGCCTGTGCCCGGCGCATCGCCCAGGTAGCCACAGGTTACAAGATTGTGGTGGAGAAAAGCACAGTGCCTGTGCGAGCAGCTGAGAGCATCCAGCGGATCTTCAATGCGAACACCAAATCTGACCTGTCCTTCCAG GTCCTGTCAAACCCTGAGTTCTTGGCTGAAGGCACAGCCATCTCCGATCTGAAGAACCCCGACCGTGTCCTCATTGGTGGTGACGAGACGCCCGAGGGGCAAAGGGCGATCGAAACCCTCAGCAGCATCTATGTGCGCTGGGTGCCCAAAACCCGCATCATCACTACCAACACGTGGTCTTCAGAGCTCTCCAAGCTG GCTGCCAACGCGTTCCTGGCCCAGAGGATCAGCAGCATCAACTCCATCAGCGCCCTGTGTGAGGTGACAGGGGCTGACGTGGAGGAAGTGGCCCACGCCATTGGCACAGATCAGCGCATTGGCAACCGCTTCCTCAAGGCCAGTGTGG GTTTTGGGGGCAGCTGTTTCCAGAAAGATGTCCTCAACCTGGTCTATCTCTGTGAGGCTCTCAACTTGCCTGAAGTGGCTCGGTATTGGCAGCAG GTAATCGAACTCAATGAATACCAGCGCCGGCGGTTTGCTGCCCGTATTGTCAGCTGCCTCTTCAACACTGTCACGGACAAGAAGATCGCGCTCTTAGGCTTCGCCTTCAAAAAGGACACAGGGGACACAAG GGAGTCATCCAGCATCCACATCAGCAAGTACCTGATGGATGAGGGTGCCCGCCTGCACATCTATGACCCCAAAGTGAAGAAGGAGCAGATCATGCAGGACCTGTCTCACACCACTGCTTCAGCTGAGGATCCAGAGAGGG GGCTCAGCCTGGTCTCCATTGCCTCAGACCCCTACGAGGCCTGTGACAATGCCCATGCCATCGTGATCTGCACTGAATGGGACATCTTCAAG GAGCTGGACTATGGGCGAATCTACCAGGCCATGCTCAAGCCGGCCTTTATCTTCGATGGCAGGAGGATCCTGGACAGCCTGCATGGCCGGTTGCAGCAGCTTGGCTTCCAG GTGGAGACTATCGGCAAGAGGATCAGCCAGCGCATCCCCTTCACTGCCAGCACCATCTCCCAGCTGGACCTCCAGGCTCCCCCCTTGAAGAAGATGAAGATATGA
- the WDR55 gene encoding WD repeat-containing protein 55 isoform X1, producing the protein MAAAGEVCSADDEAEAAEAGREPRLRDTPEDILFEAAANAVALHPARAVLAAGDVDGDVYLYSYSCVEGENRELWSSGHHLKSCRDVAFSLDGQKLFTVSKDKSIHVLTVEEGRLETRFSKAHSSALNCVLPINDHVFATGDDGGALKVWDLRKGATVLEARQHEEYISAMAVDAVMAPWASSTSRDGALSCSQSRRTGT; encoded by the exons atggcggcggcgggggag GTGTGCTCGGCCGACGAcgaggcggaggcggcggaggcggggagGGAGCCGCGGCTGCGGGACACCCCCGAGGACATCCTCTTCGAGGCGGCGGCCAACGCCGTCGCCCTGCACCCGGCCCGGGCCGTGCTGGCGGCGGGGGACGTGGACGGCGACGTGTACtt GTACTCGTACTCCTGCGTGGAGGGAGAGAACCGGGAGCTCTGGTCGTCGGGGCACCACCTGAAGTCGTGCCGGGATGTGGCCTTTTCCCTCGACGGGCAGA agctcttcACGGTGTCCAAGGATAAGTCTATCCACGTCCTGACAGTGGAGGAGGGCCGGCTGGAGACGCGCTTCTCCAAGGCTCACAG CTCAGCCCTCAACTGTGTGCTGCCTATCAATGACCACGTCTTTGCTACGGGGGATGACGGTGGCGCGCTGAAGGTGTGGGACTTGCGTAAAGGGGCCACGGTCCTGGAGGCCCGGCAGCACGAGGAATACATCAGCGCTATGGCTGTGGATG CGGTGATGGCACCTTGGGCGTCTTCAACATCAAGAGACGGCGCTTTGAGCTGCTCTCAGAGCCGCAGAACGGGGACCTGA
- the WDR55 gene encoding WD repeat-containing protein 55 isoform X2, with translation MAAAGEVCSADDEAEAAEAGREPRLRDTPEDILFEAAANAVALHPARAVLAAGDVDGDVYLYSYSCVEGENRELWSSGHHLKSCRDVAFSLDGQKLFTVSKDKSIHVLTVEEGRLETRFSKAHSGQGKSVYRDFAGAGLGSSQLSPQLCAAYQ, from the exons atggcggcggcgggggag GTGTGCTCGGCCGACGAcgaggcggaggcggcggaggcggggagGGAGCCGCGGCTGCGGGACACCCCCGAGGACATCCTCTTCGAGGCGGCGGCCAACGCCGTCGCCCTGCACCCGGCCCGGGCCGTGCTGGCGGCGGGGGACGTGGACGGCGACGTGTACtt GTACTCGTACTCCTGCGTGGAGGGAGAGAACCGGGAGCTCTGGTCGTCGGGGCACCACCTGAAGTCGTGCCGGGATGTGGCCTTTTCCCTCGACGGGCAGA agctcttcACGGTGTCCAAGGATAAGTCTATCCACGTCCTGACAGTGGAGGAGGGCCGGCTGGAGACGCGCTTCTCCAAGGCTCACAG TGGCCAGGGCAAGAGCGTGTACCGTGACTttgccggcgcggggctggggtcTTCGCAGCTCAGCCCTCAACTGTGTGCTGCCTATCAATGA